In Lepus europaeus isolate LE1 chromosome 9, mLepTim1.pri, whole genome shotgun sequence, the following are encoded in one genomic region:
- the LOC133766299 gene encoding LOW QUALITY PROTEIN: olfactory receptor 2L3-like (The sequence of the model RefSeq protein was modified relative to this genomic sequence to represent the inferred CDS: deleted 1 base in 1 codon), whose product MATTRIWVPGYQSSMVQDMDRGNASSATDFLLAGLFPGSRHSLLLNAAVVLVYVLAFLGNALLIVLILGDARLHTPMYVLLSQLSLIDLTLTSTIIPKMATNFFTGERGISWVGCGTQSFFFLLLGMSECLILTLMAYGRYVAVCNPLRYPAIMSPRFCLHMVAGCWVGGSASSLVHTVYPLHFPICGSREIQHFFCEVPVLIKLSCEDTSVYQSVVVVTSVVLLVVPFGLITASYMLIFLAVLRMSSVKGRRKVLATCSSHLTVVSLFFRPPKIFIYMSFTSSHSPEQDQALSVFSNVLTPMLNPLIYSLRNKEVLAALRKLAGRCGAS is encoded by the exons gtccaGGACATGGACC GTGGGAACGCCTCTTCGGCCACGGACTTCCTCCTGGCCGGGCTCTTCCCTGGGTCCCGGCACTCCCTGCTCCTCAATGCCGCCGTGGTCCTCGTCTACGTCCTGGCCTTCCTGGGAAACGCTCTTCTGATCGTCCTGATCCTGGGGGACGCCCGGCTGCACACGCCCATGTACGTCCTGCTCAGCCAGCTCTCCCTCATCGACCTGACACTGACCTCCACCATcatccccaagatggccaccaacTTCTTCACAGGGGAGAGGGGCATCTCCTGGGTTGGCTGCGGGACACAGAGCTTCTTCTTCCTGTTGCTGGGGATGTCTGAGTGCCTCATCCTGACCCTCATGGCGTACGGCCGCTACGTGGCTGTGTGCAACCCACTGCGCTACCCCGCCATCATGAGCCCCAGGTTCTGCCTGCACATGGTGGCTGGGTGTTGGGTTGGAGGCTCGGCCAGCTCCTTAGTTCACACAGTTTACCCTCTGCACTTCCCCATCTGTGGGTCCCGGGAGATCCAGCACTTCTTCTGCGAGGTCCCTGTCCTCATCAAGCTGTCCTGCGAGGACACGTCCGTGTATCAGTCCGTGGTGGTGGTGACCAGCGTGGTGCTGCTGGTCGTCCCCTTCGGTCTCATCACAGCCTCCTACATGCTCATCTTCCTCGCTGTGCTCCGCATGAGCTCCGTCAAGGGCAGGCGGAAGGTCctggccacctgctcctcccacctcacGGTGGTGAGTCTCTTCTTCCGCCCGCCCAAA ATCTTCATTTACATGAGCTTCACCTCTTCCCACAGCCCAGAGCAGGACCAGGCGCTGTCTGTGTTCAGCAACGTGCTCACCCCGATGCTGAACCCCCtcatctacagcctgaggaacaaGGAGGTGCTGGCTGCACTCCGGAAGCTGGCGGGGAGGTGTGGGGCTTCCTAG
- the LOC133766298 gene encoding ral-GDS-related protein-like, whose amino-acid sequence MDRQLGYGNPMLEGLWPGHCQLPSLHCCSQLLASLGGYSFGGVSTLHLAEVCPLRSLQPGTKAKLEESLVPASPGRTIAYLSTLLCSYGDFSTVPYFLDQIFHSNMASFLGRCRDLYEAELHGHTSLPLLKMKVGCKPVSLPGGDLGTQVYFLYALPGHAQRPEATADAPALRAGPPPFRALALEPAAAPLAQPGPAPEPGPASPRGLPPCAQSAPGPAPQASSGWAGPAEELPGAEMVDITAFSPRTMAEQLTLLDAELFQKVVPFHCLGSVWTKSSKRGKEHLASTVHATVQQFNCVTNCVVTTCLGDPSRKATDRARVVEHWIKVAKECQTLRNVSSAHAILTALQTSPICRLQETWGEVSRRSCKKFERLCEKDNGLSRDRLTKKGAFKLAAREQNPQRAQMRLRKQQKGVVPFLGTYLKYLVMLDTVMGDSVHQADFSFEKLNKEIKVLQEIQLLQVAASNYYFKRDEEFGVWFRSVEYLTEKESYALSRQLEPSAKRPAAASRP is encoded by the exons ATGGACAG ACAGCTGGGTTATGGCAACCCCATGTTGG AAGGGCTGTGGCCGGGACACTGCCAGCTGCCATCTCTgcactgctgctcccagctgctggcctccctggggggatactct TTTGGAGGTGTGTCCACACTGCACCTGGCAGAGGTCTGCCCCCTGCGGAGCCTGCAGCCAGGCACCAAGGCGAAGCTGGAGGAGTCCCTGGTCCCGGCCTCCCCAGGAAGAACCATCGCTTACCTGTCCACTTTGCTGTGCTCATATGGTGACTTCAGCACTGTTCCGTATTTCCTGGACCAGATATTCCACAG CAACATGGCTTCCTTCCTGGGACGCTGCAGAGACCTGTACGAGGCAGAGCTCCATGGCCACACCAGCCTTCCACTGCTGAAGATGAAGGTGGGCTGCAAGCCTGTCAGCCTGCCTGGAGGAGACCTGGGGACCCAGGTGTATTTTCTGTATGCCCTGCCCGGACACGCCCAGCgccctgaggccacagcagacg ctCCCGCTCTGCGTGCAGGGCCACCACCCTTCCGCGCACTGGCTCTCGAGCCAGCTGCAGCACCGCTGGCTCAGCCAGGACCTgctccagagccagggccagcttCCCCACGGGGCCTGCCCCCATGCGCACAGTCAGCACCAGGGCCAGCTCCACAGGCCTCCTCTGGAtgggctgggcctgcagaggAGCTGCCTGGGGCGGAGATGGTTGACATCACCGCCTTCTCCCCCAGGACGATGGCAGAACAGCTCACGCTTCTGGATGCG GAGCTGTTCCAGAAGGTCGTGCCCTTCCACTGCCTGGGCTCCGTCTGGACCAAGAGCAGCAAGAGAGGCAAGGAACACCTGGCCTCCACTGTCCATGCCACCGTCCAGCAGTTCAACTGCGTGACAAATTGTGTAGTAACCACATGCTTGGGGGACCCCAGCAGGAAGGCCACGGACAGGGCCCGTGTGGTGGAGCACTGGATCAAGGTGGCCAAG GAGTGCCAGACCCTCAGGAACGTTTCCTCGGCCCATGCCATCCTCACTGCTCTACAGACCTCCCCAATTTGTCGCCTGCAAGAGACGTGGggagaagtctccag GAGAAGCTGCAAAAAATTTGAGCGCCTGTGTGAGAAGGACAATGGCTTGAGCAGGGATCGGCTCACCAAG AAGGGGGCCTTCAAGCTTGCTGCCCGGGAGCAGAATCCACAGAGAGCCCAGATGAGGCTGCGGAAACAACAGAAG GGAGTCGTCCCCTTTCTTGGCACTTACCTGAAATACCTGGTGATGTTGGACACTGTGATGGGGGACTCTGTGCAT CAGGCTGACTTCAGCTTCGAGAAACTGAATAAG gaaaTTAAAGTCCTGCAAGAAATCCaactgctgcaggtggcagcgagcaattattattttaagcgTGATGAGGAGTTTGGCGTGTGGTTCCGGTCTGTGGAGTATCTCACTGAGAAGGAGAG CTACGCCCTGTCCCGCCAGCTGGAGCCCTCTGCCAAGAGGCCCGCAGCAGCCTCAAGGCCATGA
- the LOC133766297 gene encoding LOW QUALITY PROTEIN: olfactory receptor 2L3-like (The sequence of the model RefSeq protein was modified relative to this genomic sequence to represent the inferred CDS: deleted 1 base in 1 codon), translating into MWVQDMDRGNASSATDFLLAGLFPGSRHSLLLNAAVVLVYVLAFLGNALLIVLILGDARLHTPMYVLLSQLSLIDLTLTSTIVPKMATNFFTGERGISWVGCGTQSFFFLLLGMSECLILTLMAYDRYVAVCNPLRYPAIMSPRFCLHMVAGCWVGGSASSLVHTVYPLHFPICGSREIQHFFCEVPVLIKLSCEDTSVYQSVVVVTSVVLLVVPFGLITASYMLIFLAVVRMSSVKGRRKVLATCSSHLTVVSLFFRPPKIFIYMSFTSSHSPEQDRALSVFSNVLTPMLNPLIYSLRNKEVLAALRKLAGRCGAS; encoded by the exons ATGTGG gtccaGGACATGGACC GTGGGAACGCCTCTTCGGCCACGGACTTCCTCCTGGCCGGGCTCTTCCCTGGGTCCCGGCACTCCCTGCTCCTCAATGCCGCCGTGGTCCTCGTCTACGTCCTGGCCTTCCTGGGAAACGCTCTTCTGATCGTCCTGATCCTGGGGGACGCCCGGCTGCACACGCCCATGTACGTCCTGCTCAGCCAGCTCTCCCTCATCGACCTGACACTGACCTCCACCATcgtccccaagatggccaccaacTTCTTCACAGGGGAGAGGGGCATCTCCTGGGTTGGCTGCGGGACACAGAGCTTCTTCTTCCTGTTGCTGGGGATGTCTGAGTGCCTCATCCTGACCCTCATGGCGTATGACCGCTACGTGGCTGTGTGCAACCCACTGCGCTACCCCGCCATCATGAGCCCCAGGTTCTGCCTGCACATGGTGGCTGGGTGTTGGGTTGGAGGCTCGGCCAGCTCCTTGGTTCACACAGTTTACCCTCTGCACTTCCCCATCTGTGGGTCCCGGGAGATCCAGCACTTCTTCTGCGAGGTCCCTGTCCTCATCAAGCTGTCCTGCGAGGACACGTCCGTGTATCAGTCCGTGGTGGTGGTGACCAGCGTGGTGCTGCTGGTCGTCCCCTTCGGTCTCATCACAGCCTCCTACATGCTCATCTTCCTCGCTGTGGTCCGCATGAGCTCCGTCAAGGGCAGGCGGAAGGTCctggccacctgctcctcccacctcacGGTGGTGAGTCTCTTCTTCCGCCCGCCCAAA ATCTTCATTTACATGAGCTTCACCTCTTCCCACAGCCCAGAGCAGGACCGGGCGCTGTCTGTGTTCAGCAACGTGCTCACCCCGATGCTGAACCCCCtcatctacagcctgaggaacaaGGAGGTGCTGGCTGCACTCCGGAAGCTGGCGGGGAGGTGTGGGGCTTCCTAG